The genomic stretch ggggaccatatgggatgctgaggatcaaacctatgtcatgtgcatgcaaagcaaacctctACCTATTATGGTATCACTACTGCAcgatggctttttttttgggggggggggcacacctggcgttgctcagggattactcctggctgtctgctcagaaatagctcctggcaggcacgggggaccatatgggacaccgggattcgaaccaaccacctttggtcctggatcgactgcttgcaaggcaaacaccgctgtgctatctctccgggcccacgatggcttttttaaaaatgcacttgACTATTTCTctaatgaaaacacaaaaagaaatacatttttctttttgaggaaataaaaggggggaaggtgatatggctctgtattcaggggatATTcaacagactcaggggaccatatgaggtaccaagcatcaaactggggtcaacctcatgtatgtaaggcaagtgccttatccctgtactatctttctggcttaaGAAACAACAATTTGGGGCctgagagctagcatggaggtaaggcatttgcctttcatgcagtaggtcattggttcgaatcccggcatcccatatagtcccccatgcctgccaggacaatttctgagcctggagccaggaataacccctgagcactgccgggtgtgacccaaacccccccccaaaaaaaaagaaacaatttggggtcagagaagtggcactagaggtaaggcatctgccttgcaagcgctagcctagtacAAACCACGGttttatcccctggcgtcccatatggtccccccaagccaggggcggtttctgagtgcatagccagaagtaactcctaagcatcaaatgggtgtggccccccaaaagaaagaaacaatttttttgttttgtttttatttttggtcccacccggcagcactcaggaattactcctgactctgcgctcagaaatcgctcctggcaggttccggataccatatggtatgccagaatttgaaccaccgtccttctgcatgcaaggcaaatgccctccctccatgctatctctccggccccagaaacaacaatttttgagtataaagaaatactttaggggccagtgaggtggcgctagaagtaaggtgtctgccttgcaagcgctagccaaggaaggatcgcagttcgatcccccagcatcccatatggtccccccaagccaggggcaatttctgaacgcttagccaggattgtaatccctgagcatcaaacaggtgtggcccaaaaacccaaaaacccaaaaaaaaaaaaaaaaaaaaagaaagaaaagaaaagaaaaagaaatactttattaGTCCCAAAATTCATGTTGAACCTGACATCAGGGGCCTCACAGCCTTAACTTAAAATTGCTTTTTTGGGGCCAAACGCATTGGTGCAGAGGTGGAGAAATAGGTGCTTGTACCAACACCTACTGGCTGCTCGCCTACCTGATCCTGGCCCTAGAGCCCCTTTGAACTTTCTGTGGGCTCCATGCAAAGAGCCGCAGTAGGGGCTGGACCCCGGATTTGCCTTCCCAAAGGCAGCCTAGCCTCATCCGCCTTCTGGCTGGGACCTCATGAAGGGTCCCCTGTCATGCCTACCTGATTTCCAGATGTCCAGGTGTGCATGCAGCACGTCGCCCCCTAGCGGCGAGCGCTGGATGAACTGCTCCTCCGACATGGCGCACAACTCCTTGCCCCCCAGCTCCTGGAAGGCCTTGCCCACGGGGGGCAGCCGGTACTGGTGTTCCGTCCACAGCAGCCACTTCTGCACGTTGCCAGGGTTCCAGTCCACAGGGTCTGTGCAGAAGACACCCCTCAGATCCCAGCTGCATGAGAGCACCCCAGTCCCACATAAGTGGCCTACTTCACTCAGGGGGCTCCTGGAGGGACTTGACACTTCTGTACTGAGTGGGGCCCAACCAGGTTGGCAGGACTGGAGCAGTCCAGAGAGCAGGGATGCTCAAGGAGAAGGAAAGTGAGGAGGGATCTGGACCCTCAGCACACTTGGCCCTGGGCACCCCTCCCACCTTCAGACCTTGAGTCCTTCCAGCCCGTCCAAAGAATCTTCTggctggggggtgggagggaagacagtacagcaggctgggcacttgcctggcatgacAGGTCGaagtgggttcaattcctggcaccccagatggtctcctgagccccgctagaagtaagccctgagcactgcaggtgtggccaaaacacaaaaaccaaacctCCCCAAGGAGGGAAAGGTGCTACTAGGTCAAGAATTTCTCCCTTGGCTGCTACTGGCTTTCAAGGAGCCAGAGTAAAATCCAACCAGGAGTTACTTTCCCCTCACCCTGACTGAATTTGAaaaataaggaaactgaggcacagagcaaCCTGTTGTCTTGTCCAGGTCCTAACAAAATTTGAGTGTTGGAGCTGGCCCTGAAAGTAGCAGATGACCTGGATAAAGTCCCTGGCAGGCCTGTGTCCCCCTAGGAGCTCAGGAGGCCCTCAGGGGTCAGGGTGGAGGCAGTGACAATGGGGATTCCCAGCCAACACTGGGCTCTGAGCTGGTGCCCTGCAGGTCAGGGTGCCCGCACTGAGCAAACCCATTTTCTTGCCCAGTCCGGGGTCAGGGTCATTTGTTTCTGTATCCATTGTTCCCaggacacagccaggagtagagcACCGTGGGAAaccgtatgtgtgtgtgtgtgtgtgtgtgtgtgtgtgtgtgtgtgtatttgcatgTGCATGcacaagaggaagaagaagggctGGGTTGTGGGCATAAAGTTGTCACAAGCAGGAATACTACCTGGGACTAATGGGGTGCAGGAACCTATACCCCAACTTCTGGCCAGCAGACACACATGTGATTTCCTGCTGTCCACCCTTTGCAAATTCCATTGATTAGGGGTGCGGGAGATGCCATCCTCAGTGGTGCTGGGCATCTCTCCCAGTGATACCAAGGGACCctctggtgtcagggatcaaccaAACCCCATCTTCCTCATGCTCTCATGCCATCTCTCCACTCACATCTCCACATCCCTGTAACAGCTACTCCAGAAACTGAGTGGCTTTGGCAGGCTCACCCCTTTAACCCCAGAGCTGCTGCATGATCTGGGCTGGGCAAAAGCTCCTATTTGGGGAGACTGTTGGGTGCAAAGCACCATTCCTGGAACTGGGAAGAAGCCATATTGGAGCCTGATGAGGTGCCTGTGGAAGGGACCAGGAAGGCACATtccagagagagacagacttCAGCATGCATCGGTACAACTCTGGCCATCTGTACAGCAGGACCCATGGGGCATTGGCAGAGGGGGGCTAAGTGGAGGCcaaagcttatttatttttttatttgggtgcaTGGTCCATAGGCAATGCacaccttactcctggctctgtgcacagggctgattcccagtggtgccagggattgaaccctggggtTGGTTTTATGCAAAGCCAGTggcctaccctttgtactatctctctagctcaggGCTGTCAGTTTAATTAAGACAGAGACACCTCGTGGGCATGGTGTCTGAGCCAGCTCGGGAGTGAGAATAGAGTCAAGGAGCTAGGGGAGaagaagcttctagaaggacCAGGTGACACCCCTCACATCCTGAATTTCCTGAGCCCAGGGGCGGAGCAGAGAGGAGGCTCAGAGAGGCCCAGTGTCCTGTCTaggaccttccaggtggggacaCAGTGGGCAGCTGGGGCTCCTCGAATTGGCCACACCCCCATGTCCAGCACTTACCCGCTGTGATGTTGAGCAGCTTGCAAGCCGTCTCAATGTCCTTGAGCACTTCCCCCACCACCATGGTCTGCACCTGTTCCAGAGAGTGCTCCTCCAGGGCCAGTGTGCCAGGTACCAGGTCCAGGCTGCCCCCCGGGGCCTGGCTGTCGATGACTGgacactgctctggctcctccgGTGTCTCCTCCCGGGCATCAGCCCCAGGGCCCTTGGGCATCCAGCTGCTGGTCTCGGGACACAGCATGTCGAAGTAGGAGAGGTAGAGGGCAGACAGGCCCTGCTCAGGCGTGCCCGGTGGGCTGGGGCTCCAGTCCTGCCTCGCAGGGCCCACTGTAGATGCTACCTTCTCCAGGCCAGTCCGCAGCACGGCATTAGGGGGCAGCAGGAGGCGGTTGGGGGGTGCCCCGCTCAGGCCCGGGCTGGCACTGCCCATGGCACCTTGTCTCAACTTGGAGGCTGTGTCTGGGGGGCAGAGAGGAAGGAGAGTAAAGATCTGTCTCCGAGTCCCTGTCTCCATGGGGACCACAAAGCTGGTTGTGGAAACGAGGGCTGAACGGGCAGTGTCATGGTTGGGGAATGGGTGCTCCTGGGTCGTTGGGCAGGTGGGACAGGGCTAGATCTCCATGCTCAGCTGGGCTCAGCCCCCCTCTTTGTCCTTCCCTGGAAGCCTTCCTGAGATATTTTATCTCTCCCCATAGCCTGGAGGAGCGTGTTGGGTGTGGAGGAGTCCCTTCAGCAACTATGATGCACCCTGTGCCCTACTGTACCCCAGAAATGTGCTGTAGCTCAGCCCCTGAGTTCAAGATTTCCCTTGCTGTTGGCCACTCTGATTTGGCTGAGTTTGGACCtgcttgctttcctttctttctttttaattttttttttggggggggagctatacccagcggtgctcaggggttactcctggctatgtgctcagaaattgcccctggctcaggggaccatatgggatgctgaggattgaacctgtttccttcctgggtcagctgcatgcaaagcaaacatcctactgctgtgctaccacttcggcccttcttttttgtttttcttcttatttgtttttgtgttatacctggtggttctcaggggactcctggttctgtgctcaggaatcactcctggtgggcttgggggaccatatcaggtgccaggaatagaacccaggtcagccacatggaaagcaagtggCTCcttactgttctctctctccagccctgggcctACTTTTCTGAAGTCCTTACTTTAGTAGACAGTGCAAACAAGACGCCAGAACCTCAAGTTTTCTGGAAGA from Suncus etruscus isolate mSunEtr1 chromosome 18, mSunEtr1.pri.cur, whole genome shotgun sequence encodes the following:
- the SPDEF gene encoding SAM pointed domain-containing Ets transcription factor isoform X1 gives rise to the protein MGSASPGLSGAPPNRLLLPPNAVLRTGLEKVASTVGPARQDWSPSPPGTPEQGLSALYLSYFDMLCPETSSWMPKGPGADAREETPEEPEQCPVIDSQAPGGSLDLVPGTLALEEHSLEQVQTMVVGEVLKDIETACKLLNITADPVDWNPGNVQKWLLWTEHQYRLPPVGKAFQELGGKELCAMSEEQFIQRSPLGGDVLHAHLDIWKSAAWMKERTSLGAIHYCASAREESWTDNEVDSSCSGQPIHLWQFLKELLLKPHSYGRFIRWLNKEKGIFKIEDSAQVARLWGIRKNRPAMNYDKLSRSIRQYYKKGIIRKPDISQRLVYQFVHPI
- the SPDEF gene encoding SAM pointed domain-containing Ets transcription factor isoform X2, producing the protein MGSASPGLSGAPPNRLLLPPNAVLRTGLEKVASTVGPARQDWSPSPPGTPEQGLSALYLSYFDMLCPETSSWMPKGPGADAREETPEEPEQCPVIDSQAPGGSLDLVPGTLALEEHSLEQVQTMVVGEVLKDIETACKLLNITADPVDWNPGNVQKWLLWTEHQYRLPPVGKAFQELGGKELCAMSEEQFIQRSPLGGDVLHAHLDIWKSASAREESWTDNEVDSSCSGQPIHLWQFLKELLLKPHSYGRFIRWLNKEKGIFKIEDSAQVARLWGIRKNRPAMNYDKLSRSIRQYYKKGIIRKPDISQRLVYQFVHPI